In a genomic window of Flammeovirga agarivorans:
- a CDS encoding TlpA family protein disulfide reductase codes for MKLYLFVFLFLTSLSITAQQLKKNGDNYEIKYKKKSKYPMGPELGSKIPIKENLKDIYGNTISISELESGITVLNFWFIGCKMCKMEEPNLKELSSYFSDNSNIKFVSICRSSSDLIHSYYAKYGEFGYKTVSVERPYVIDNFNIVGFPTQLYYVNGILKDKTSGAMNEEYHLEWMKNYLEKQIKENTL; via the coding sequence ATGAAGCTATATCTATTTGTCTTTTTGTTCCTTACTAGTCTATCAATTACAGCTCAACAATTGAAAAAGAATGGTGATAACTATGAGATTAAGTACAAGAAAAAAAGTAAATACCCTATGGGTCCTGAATTAGGAAGTAAAATCCCAATAAAGGAAAACCTTAAAGACATATATGGAAATACAATTTCAATTTCAGAACTGGAAAGTGGTATTACTGTCTTAAACTTTTGGTTTATAGGATGCAAAATGTGTAAAATGGAAGAACCGAACCTGAAAGAATTATCATCCTATTTCTCTGATAACTCAAATATTAAATTTGTAAGTATCTGTAGATCCAGCTCAGATTTAATTCATAGTTATTATGCTAAATATGGCGAATTTGGTTATAAAACTGTTAGTGTAGAAAGGCCATATGTAATCGATAATTTTAATATTGTTGGTTTTCCTACTCAATTATATTACGTCAATGGAATCCTAAAAGACAAAACTTCAGGAGCAATGAATGAAGAGTACCATTTAGAATGGATGAAGAATTATCTTGAAAAACAGATAAAAGAAAATACGCTATAA
- the gldA gene encoding gliding motility-associated ABC transporter ATP-binding subunit GldA, producing MSIKVNQLTKVYGEQKAVNNISFEAKPGEILGFLGPNGAGKSTTMKIATCYIPPTEGSIQVCGYDVVENPIEVRKRVGYLPEHNPLYLDMYVREYLDYSASLYKLKGQQKKQKIEEMIELTGLTRERKKKIGALSKGYRQRVGLAQALIHDPEVLILDEPTTGLDPIQLEDIRLLIKKVSKDKTVMLSTHIMQEVQALCDRVVIIRKGDLVANDKVDNLRHLGPKTSLSLKFENPTDAQFLQAVEGVDKVEIIEDSSVIVHYSNELDLRGDIFRATASNNQAIIEMNTQVQSMEEIFQQLAQ from the coding sequence ATGAGTATCAAAGTAAATCAACTAACAAAAGTTTACGGTGAACAGAAAGCTGTCAACAATATAAGCTTCGAAGCAAAACCTGGTGAAATTCTTGGTTTTCTTGGACCCAATGGTGCTGGGAAATCCACTACAATGAAAATAGCTACATGCTATATTCCCCCAACTGAAGGTAGTATTCAAGTTTGTGGTTATGATGTCGTCGAGAATCCCATCGAAGTACGCAAACGAGTTGGGTATTTACCAGAACACAACCCTTTATACCTAGATATGTATGTTAGGGAATACTTGGACTACTCTGCATCTTTATACAAACTAAAAGGCCAGCAAAAAAAACAGAAGATCGAAGAAATGATCGAGTTAACTGGCCTTACTAGAGAAAGAAAAAAGAAAATTGGAGCCCTATCCAAAGGCTATCGTCAGAGAGTAGGTTTAGCACAGGCATTAATCCATGACCCCGAGGTATTAATCTTAGATGAGCCTACAACAGGATTAGACCCTATTCAACTAGAAGATATCCGTTTACTTATCAAAAAGGTAAGTAAAGATAAAACAGTGATGCTTTCTACTCATATTATGCAAGAGGTCCAAGCACTATGCGATAGAGTGGTTATCATTAGAAAAGGTGATTTGGTCGCTAATGACAAAGTCGATAACTTAAGGCATTTAGGTCCAAAAACATCCTTGAGTCTTAAATTCGAAAACCCTACGGATGCTCAATTCTTACAAGCAGTTGAAGGTGTTGATAAAGTAGAGATCATTGAAGACAGCTCTGTAATTGTTCATTATTCCAACGAACTCGACTTAAGAGGTGATATTTTTAGAGCTACTGCTTCCAACAATCAAGCAATCATTGAGATGAATACTCAAGTACAATCTATGGAAGAGATTTTCCAGCAATTGGCTCAATAA
- a CDS encoding FAD-binding oxidoreductase, translated as MKSAFRQTYRQVLRWGNPTVEASLNENTKKVIQDYTGIPALEVTLPTFLPGEKEVKVEKEINLLPSYVKTFTEIVGAENIGTSDFERAQHSAGKNYGELVSLRKGIVHYPPDIIVSPNDHQQLEKIIQKCQEWKLTVIPHGLRSSMSKNIGFNNGGIAIDINKHLNKVVSIDEESLTVTAQAGISGPELENYLNKRGYTCGHFPQSFEFSTLGGWVSSNGVGLGSTGYGTIKDIVLGLKVVTPTGTYSNEIYPKTSQGYDVMSLFIGAEGTLGVISEVTISIRKYEQKHSKSTSIIFKNFEDGCLAMRNCIQGGFGKPHFFRLSDSEETEIDFRINGYNGSFSDRAIKTLGYKTNERCIMHVSVDGDEDYTSFVINKIKSVSAQSGGRNLGNKFAKKWLETRFSSAYMRDPLMDLGLITDILETSVTWKDLGQLWKSVKTYIKAKPNTICMANISHVYENGVNLYFSVITPTDKVSPREDYEHFHKGFIGTILKNKGALSHHYGIGRALAPWLKNKIGDQSYHLMESIKKEIDPNNIMNPGSLFIQ; from the coding sequence ATGAAATCTGCTTTTAGACAAACATACAGACAGGTTCTACGTTGGGGGAACCCGACTGTGGAAGCTTCATTAAATGAAAATACTAAAAAAGTAATTCAAGATTACACAGGTATTCCTGCTCTTGAAGTTACTTTACCTACTTTTCTTCCAGGGGAAAAAGAAGTAAAAGTTGAAAAAGAAATCAACCTCTTACCTTCTTATGTAAAAACCTTTACTGAAATTGTAGGAGCTGAAAATATTGGTACATCAGATTTTGAAAGAGCACAACATAGTGCAGGGAAAAATTATGGTGAACTCGTCAGTCTTCGAAAAGGTATTGTTCACTATCCGCCAGATATTATTGTTTCACCTAACGATCATCAACAGTTAGAAAAAATTATTCAAAAATGTCAGGAATGGAAATTAACCGTTATCCCTCATGGTTTAAGATCGTCCATGAGTAAAAATATTGGTTTCAATAATGGCGGTATTGCCATTGATATCAATAAACACTTAAATAAGGTTGTTTCCATTGATGAGGAAAGCTTAACGGTTACAGCTCAAGCGGGAATTAGCGGACCAGAATTAGAAAACTATCTCAATAAAAGAGGTTACACATGTGGTCACTTCCCTCAATCTTTTGAGTTCTCAACACTTGGAGGCTGGGTCAGTTCTAATGGCGTAGGGTTGGGATCTACGGGTTACGGGACGATCAAAGATATCGTTTTAGGACTAAAGGTCGTAACTCCTACAGGTACATATTCTAATGAAATTTACCCGAAGACTTCTCAAGGGTATGATGTGATGTCATTATTTATTGGAGCAGAAGGAACATTAGGAGTCATTTCTGAAGTAACGATCAGCATTAGAAAGTATGAGCAGAAACATTCAAAATCAACATCTATAATTTTCAAGAACTTTGAAGATGGATGCCTTGCCATGAGAAATTGTATTCAAGGTGGTTTTGGAAAACCTCATTTTTTTAGATTATCTGACTCAGAAGAGACCGAAATCGATTTTAGAATTAATGGGTACAATGGTTCATTCTCAGATAGAGCTATCAAAACATTAGGGTATAAAACTAATGAAAGGTGTATTATGCATGTTTCTGTAGATGGAGACGAAGACTACACATCTTTTGTAATCAATAAAATTAAGTCTGTGTCTGCTCAAAGTGGTGGTCGAAACTTAGGAAATAAGTTTGCAAAAAAATGGTTAGAAACTCGTTTTAGTAGTGCATATATGAGAGATCCTCTGATGGACTTAGGGTTGATTACTGATATTCTAGAAACTTCAGTGACTTGGAAGGACCTAGGTCAACTTTGGAAAAGTGTAAAAACTTATATCAAAGCCAAACCTAATACTATCTGTATGGCCAATATTTCACATGTCTACGAAAATGGTGTCAATTTATATTTCTCAGTGATTACACCTACCGATAAAGTTTCTCCAAGAGAGGATTATGAACATTTTCATAAAGGTTTTATAGGGACAATTTTGAAAAACAAAGGGGCTTTATCACATCACTATGGAATTGGCAGAGCATTAGCTCCTTGGTTAAAAAATAAGATAGGAGATCAGTCTTATCACTTGATGGAGTCGATAAAAAAAGAGATCGACCCCAATAATATCATGAATCCAGGAAGCCTTTTTATACAATAA
- a CDS encoding SelT/SelW/SelH family protein: MKFKITIEYCTLCQWTPRAVWMTQELLYTFHQQVSEVSLIPTDGGVFKISVNDQLVWDRKESGFPEPKAVKQKIRDVVEPDRSLGHSDR, translated from the coding sequence ATGAAATTTAAGATTACAATCGAATATTGTACGTTATGCCAATGGACACCTAGAGCTGTTTGGATGACTCAGGAGTTACTTTATACTTTTCATCAACAAGTTTCAGAAGTAAGCTTGATCCCTACTGATGGGGGAGTTTTTAAAATTTCTGTAAATGACCAACTTGTCTGGGATAGAAAAGAATCGGGTTTTCCTGAACCAAAAGCAGTAAAACAAAAAATAAGAGATGTTGTTGAGCCAGATAGATCATTAGGTCATTCCGACAGATAA
- a CDS encoding lactonase family protein produces MKKKLMTVCAMLLGVSTYAQDFLVGTYTKEGSEGIYKVHLDAKNATLEMKGVAAKSVQPSYVAYSKDRKFAVAVNETDGGEISLFTVDKSTGDLTFVNKVPSGGAHPCHVSLDGNNTVFVANYSGGNVGVFQIKDGLLTPFHQLIQYEGEGPNKSRQEAAHAHFANYDSKLKKTFTVDLGSDKVHIYNVKETKLEEVQTLSTPAGGGPRHLVAHGNILYVLNELEGKITIYITNEEGQYKELANVSTLPEDFKEYNTCAAIKMSKDGKFLYASNRGHNSITIFKVDKGSGLIANIGYQDVQGKSPRDFTLSPKEDFIVVANQDSNNLSLFERNKKTGLLEFKTILEMSMPVNVVF; encoded by the coding sequence ATGAAGAAAAAACTAATGACAGTGTGTGCTATGCTTTTAGGTGTAAGCACGTATGCCCAAGACTTTTTAGTTGGAACTTATACGAAAGAAGGATCAGAAGGAATTTATAAAGTACATTTAGATGCAAAAAATGCTACACTAGAGATGAAAGGTGTTGCAGCAAAATCTGTTCAGCCATCTTATGTAGCTTATTCAAAAGATAGAAAATTTGCCGTAGCTGTGAATGAGACAGACGGTGGAGAGATAAGCTTATTTACTGTTGATAAATCTACAGGTGACCTTACTTTTGTCAATAAAGTGCCATCAGGAGGAGCCCATCCTTGCCATGTTTCACTAGATGGTAATAATACAGTCTTTGTAGCCAATTATTCAGGAGGTAATGTTGGGGTGTTCCAGATTAAAGATGGTTTACTGACTCCTTTCCATCAATTGATTCAATATGAAGGTGAAGGACCAAATAAATCTCGTCAGGAGGCTGCTCATGCACATTTTGCAAATTATGATTCAAAGCTTAAAAAGACATTTACTGTAGATTTGGGGTCAGATAAAGTTCATATCTATAATGTAAAGGAAACAAAGCTTGAGGAAGTACAGACATTAAGTACTCCTGCAGGTGGTGGGCCTCGTCATCTTGTTGCTCACGGTAATATATTGTATGTTCTTAATGAACTAGAGGGAAAGATTACAATCTATATTACCAATGAAGAAGGGCAATATAAAGAGCTGGCCAATGTATCTACATTACCAGAAGACTTTAAAGAGTATAATACATGTGCAGCTATTAAAATGTCTAAAGATGGAAAATTTTTATATGCCTCAAATAGAGGACATAATAGCATTACAATTTTTAAAGTGGACAAAGGATCGGGATTAATTGCCAATATTGGCTATCAAGATGTGCAAGGTAAATCTCCGAGAGATTTTACATTATCTCCAAAAGAAGACTTTATTGTAGTTGCCAATCAAGATTCTAATAACCTTTCCTTATTTGAAAGAAATAAAAAAACAGGTTTACTCGAATTTAAAACTATTCTAGAAATGAGTATGCCCGTTAATGTAGTTTTCTAA
- a CDS encoding META domain-containing protein yields the protein MTKILKYNFILLLAALVSACATSKQPNAQHKTITVGPQKADCVGVGPQECLQIKEGDATTWSNFYGSIEGFDYEEGYEYVLNVAVSQVDNPPADGSSLHYKLVKVVKKTENKYPLLNGTWVITTLNGKETNPLITYINFDTSENRINGFAGCNGLGGSMEYNAEDGTIKSGPFMSTMMFCEEVAENERALGKILENFNAFDISDDVLTLKKDDEVLVTAKKGVNHMNFFRNWEVSFIEGVDDFNGHIPNFIITNKGEISGSGSCNNFHGKVTMDAYSTTIKMGPLAATRKMCQDNNVEGAFFAKMDLVDNYKIVDGELQLLSGQQVIIKAKRK from the coding sequence ATGACTAAAATACTTAAATACAATTTCATTTTACTCCTCGCTGCATTAGTATCTGCATGCGCAACATCAAAACAACCTAATGCACAACATAAAACAATTACAGTTGGTCCTCAAAAAGCTGATTGTGTTGGTGTTGGCCCTCAAGAATGTTTACAAATTAAAGAAGGTGATGCTACCACATGGAGTAATTTCTACGGTTCAATTGAAGGTTTTGATTATGAAGAAGGCTATGAATACGTTTTAAATGTAGCTGTTTCTCAAGTTGACAACCCTCCAGCAGACGGTTCATCATTACATTATAAATTAGTGAAAGTAGTGAAGAAAACGGAAAACAAATACCCTCTATTAAACGGTACTTGGGTAATTACCACTTTAAATGGAAAAGAGACTAACCCATTAATCACATACATTAATTTTGATACTTCAGAAAACAGAATCAATGGTTTTGCCGGTTGCAACGGCCTTGGTGGAAGTATGGAATACAATGCTGAAGACGGAACAATAAAGTCAGGCCCATTTATGTCTACTATGATGTTCTGTGAAGAAGTAGCTGAAAATGAAAGAGCACTTGGTAAAATATTAGAAAACTTTAATGCTTTTGATATCTCTGATGATGTATTGACATTAAAGAAAGATGATGAAGTTTTAGTTACTGCTAAAAAAGGTGTGAACCATATGAATTTCTTTAGAAACTGGGAAGTGTCATTTATTGAAGGAGTTGATGATTTCAACGGGCACATTCCTAACTTTATCATTACAAATAAAGGTGAAATTTCTGGTTCAGGTAGCTGTAATAACTTTCATGGAAAAGTAACTATGGATGCTTATTCAACTACTATTAAAATGGGACCATTAGCAGCCACAAGAAAAATGTGTCAAGACAATAATGTTGAAGGAGCATTTTTTGCAAAAATGGATCTTGTAGATAACTACAAAATTGTAGACGGTGAGTTGCAATTATTATCAGGACAACAAGTAATAATTAAAGCAAAAAGAAAATAA
- a CDS encoding PfkB family carbohydrate kinase has translation MSLLTVGSVAFDAIETPFGKTDKIIGGAGTYITISASFFTKPVKVVAVVGDDFPKEYISTLEQQGVDTEGLQIKEGEKTFFWAGKYHNDMNSRDTLVTELNVLEHFDPIVPANYQGSEYVMLGNLSPQVQSTLIERLENKPKLVVLDTMNFWMDIALEDLMKTISMVDVLSINDEEARQLSGEYSLRKAAKKIMAMGPKYLIIKKGEHGALLFHEDKVFSAPALPLEEVFDPTGAGDTFAGGFIGYLAKTDDISFDNMKKAVIYGSAMASFCVEKFGTERLLEITEADLEARVKEFEELTNF, from the coding sequence ATGAGTTTATTAACAGTAGGTTCAGTAGCTTTTGATGCTATCGAAACACCTTTCGGAAAAACAGATAAAATTATTGGTGGAGCTGGTACGTATATCACTATCTCTGCTTCTTTCTTCACGAAACCTGTAAAAGTAGTTGCAGTAGTAGGTGATGACTTTCCGAAAGAGTATATCAGTACATTAGAGCAACAAGGTGTTGATACTGAGGGATTACAAATCAAAGAAGGTGAAAAAACTTTCTTCTGGGCTGGTAAATATCATAATGATATGAACTCTCGTGATACATTGGTTACTGAATTGAATGTTTTAGAACATTTTGACCCAATTGTTCCTGCTAACTACCAAGGTTCGGAATATGTAATGTTGGGTAACCTTTCTCCTCAAGTACAATCTACATTAATTGAGCGTTTAGAAAACAAACCAAAGTTAGTTGTATTAGACACAATGAACTTTTGGATGGATATCGCTTTAGAAGACCTGATGAAAACGATTTCTATGGTAGACGTATTGTCTATCAACGATGAAGAAGCTCGTCAATTATCTGGTGAATATTCTTTAAGAAAAGCAGCGAAGAAAATTATGGCTATGGGACCAAAGTACTTAATCATCAAGAAAGGTGAGCATGGTGCTTTATTATTCCATGAGGATAAGGTATTCTCTGCGCCAGCATTGCCATTGGAAGAAGTATTTGATCCAACAGGTGCTGGAGATACTTTTGCAGGTGGCTTTATTGGTTATTTGGCAAAAACAGATGATATCTCATTTGATAATATGAAAAAAGCAGTGATTTATGGTTCAGCAATGGCCTCTTTCTGTGTTGAGAAATTTGGTACAGAACGTTTATTAGAAATCACTGAAGCAGATTTAGAAGCAAGAGTAAAAGAATTTGAAGAGTTAACTAACTTCTAA
- a CDS encoding TatD family hydrolase has protein sequence MKYFNAHSHFPQNHDEVSVWNQFIQHSLVTDSSQLISSGIHPWHINEIDVEWCLRQLEIDIDKIDAIGESGLDRVITIPFELQKEIFLEHIKLSEKYNKPLIIHAVRTYPDIIQLRKQEKCQQPWIVHGFTGNLQSGLQLIKNGCYLSFGKMLMNGHKKTVETLKCIDPKYALFETDDDKNLTIEELYTKGAEILTIEKEQLRIEKMEIAKELFPKIEGLL, from the coding sequence TTGAAATATTTTAACGCTCATAGTCATTTTCCTCAAAATCATGATGAAGTATCTGTTTGGAATCAATTTATTCAACATTCTTTAGTAACAGATTCTTCACAACTTATTTCATCAGGAATTCATCCATGGCATATCAATGAAATAGATGTTGAGTGGTGTTTGCGACAGTTGGAAATAGATATTGATAAAATAGATGCTATTGGAGAATCAGGTTTGGATAGAGTAATTACAATTCCATTTGAGCTACAAAAAGAGATATTTCTTGAGCATATTAAGTTATCTGAAAAGTATAATAAACCACTGATAATACATGCCGTTCGTACATATCCAGATATTATTCAATTAAGAAAACAGGAAAAGTGTCAGCAGCCATGGATTGTACACGGTTTTACAGGAAATCTACAGTCCGGTTTACAACTTATTAAAAATGGATGTTATCTATCTTTCGGCAAAATGCTGATGAACGGACATAAAAAAACAGTAGAAACATTAAAGTGTATAGATCCAAAATATGCACTATTTGAGACTGATGACGACAAAAATCTTACTATTGAAGAATTGTATACTAAGGGTGCAGAAATTTTAACGATTGAAAAAGAGCAATTGAGAATAGAAAAAATGGAAATAGCCAAGGAGTTATTTCCCAAAATTGAAGGACTTCTTTAA